From a single Pempheris klunzingeri isolate RE-2024b chromosome 2, fPemKlu1.hap1, whole genome shotgun sequence genomic region:
- the LOC139215784 gene encoding transcription factor HES-5-like, whose protein sequence is MKPAEIRFSLQRPLQHRHPAMTPTITAAMTNSQELLTLTHKIRKPLVEKLRRERINSSIEQLKSLLGPEFLKQQPDSKLEKADILEMTVCFLRRLQQQHQAVDSAAVDQGYSRCVQEVEHFLSKEDVKTQSQRRLLNHFNTLQSSSDKNLREADFSPLSSSVHTSITKDKSPVTSAPWRPW, encoded by the exons CAGACATCCAGCCATGACTCCTACAATCACTGCAGCAATGACCAATTCTCAGGAGCTTCTCACTCTGACCCACAAG ATTAGAAAGCCTCTGGTGGAGAAGTTACGCAGAGAGagaatcaacagcagcatcgAGCAGCTCAAGTCTCTCCTGGGTCCAGAGTTcctcaaacagcagccagactcCAAGCTGGAGAAAGCAGACATCCTGGAGATGACAGTTTGCTTCCTGAGacgactgcagcagcagcaccaagctGTGGACTCAGCAGCTGTTGATCAGGGCTACTCCAGGTGTGTCCAAGAGGTGGAACACTTCCTGTCCAAGGAGGACGTGAAGACACAGTCCCAGAGAAGACTGCTGAACCACTTCAACACGCTGCAGTCTTCCTCTGATAAGAACCTGAGAGAGGCTGATTTctctcctctgagctcctcagTCCACACCAGCATCACCAAAGACAAGAGTCCAGTCACcagcgccccctggaggccgtGGTAG